The following coding sequences are from one Fibrobacter sp. UBA4297 window:
- a CDS encoding squalene/phytoene synthase family protein, with protein MIDKLDSLDVGEKVLEGKAAWKYAEDVLQLVSRTFALNIQVLRGKLHRSILLAYLYLRIADTVEDDPDMKAGEKDYVLALFADVFKTGALETEKIRAFVDALPESWHGSEDPNKDLCTKAEVVVPLLKSLPEVYRKPVCGVVVEMCGGMAKFALRQEAALSSGWFTLENVGELDEYCYYVAGIVGKLLTKLFSADTCLIGAKREAELSKLDVSFGLALQVVNIVKDCVEDSGRRVCFIPEEICKRHGFAHPSELFKNGADVEKCGAVLSELVQKAWRHLDDAIAYTKLIPNIKMRTRLFCLWPLFMAAENLSLIGDGVSVFTSDKKVKITRDTVKRIVKETSMHFYSDKWIDEAYARIKNLEFRT; from the coding sequence ATGATTGATAAATTGGATTCTTTAGATGTGGGCGAGAAGGTGCTCGAAGGCAAGGCGGCGTGGAAGTACGCCGAGGATGTCTTGCAGCTGGTGTCGCGTACGTTTGCACTGAACATCCAGGTTTTGCGTGGCAAGCTGCACCGCAGTATTTTGCTTGCGTACCTTTATTTGCGCATTGCCGATACGGTCGAAGATGACCCGGACATGAAGGCGGGCGAAAAGGATTACGTGCTTGCACTGTTTGCTGACGTGTTCAAGACGGGTGCGCTCGAAACCGAAAAAATCCGTGCGTTTGTGGATGCACTCCCGGAATCGTGGCATGGCTCCGAGGACCCGAACAAGGATCTTTGCACCAAGGCCGAAGTCGTGGTGCCGCTCTTGAAGTCGCTCCCCGAGGTTTATAGAAAACCTGTTTGCGGTGTGGTTGTTGAAATGTGCGGTGGCATGGCTAAGTTTGCGCTCCGCCAGGAGGCGGCGCTTTCGTCGGGCTGGTTCACGCTTGAAAATGTAGGCGAGCTTGATGAATACTGCTACTATGTGGCTGGCATTGTTGGCAAACTCTTGACGAAGCTTTTTTCGGCGGATACGTGCCTGATTGGCGCAAAACGTGAGGCTGAACTTTCGAAACTGGACGTTAGCTTTGGGCTTGCCTTGCAGGTCGTGAACATTGTGAAGGACTGTGTCGAAGATTCTGGACGCCGCGTGTGCTTTATCCCCGAAGAAATTTGCAAGCGTCATGGCTTTGCGCATCCGAGTGAACTCTTCAAGAATGGCGCCGATGTCGAGAAGTGTGGTGCCGTGCTTTCGGAACTTGTCCAAAAGGCTTGGCGTCATTTGGATGATGCTATTGCCTACACGAAGCTTATCCCGAACATCAAGATGCGCACGAGGCTCTTTTGCCTATGGCCACTCTTTATGGCGGCAGAGAACTTGAGCTTGATAGGGGATGGCGTGTCGGTGTTCACTTCGGACAAGAAAGTAAAGATAACGCGCGATACCGTTAAGCGGATAGTGAAGGAAACATCGATGCACTTCTATTCGGACAAGTGGATTGATGAAGCCTACGCGAGGATTAAGAATTTAGAATTTAGAACTTAG
- a CDS encoding amidohydrolase, with product MDKKTVLKNVFFDGAKRDILVVGNLFEKVTRPLEPADYEGAEIVDCSHFAIMPAFYNGHTHAAMSLLRGFADDMELGKWLNENIWPTEAKLTPDDIAVGSRLAVLEMIKSGTVFFTDMYWHREETMRVVEEMGIRAAIGVTFAEPLMSKDAWAANIDFLKNHTGESERVQLVVMPHAIYTVGEKKTAELIDLAHAENYKIHTHLSETMTEIKNCMEQFGCTPVEFWKRLGGLNSNFSAAHCTHFTASDRKIFAESGATAILNPCSNMKLNSGIPQVAEMIKDGMKLGLGTDGDSSNNNLDMQEEMKTIALLAKYLGTAETLPAEEALKMATCNVAQFYGINAGRIAEGNLADCLLIDLNNERMVPCYNIYSNWVYSANSSAIDSVMCNGKFVMRGRHVDGEDEILRDARKCAARLAKS from the coding sequence ATGGACAAAAAGACTGTTTTAAAAAACGTTTTCTTTGATGGCGCAAAGCGCGACATCTTGGTTGTCGGTAATCTCTTTGAAAAGGTGACGCGTCCGCTGGAACCTGCTGATTACGAAGGCGCTGAAATAGTTGATTGTTCGCATTTTGCAATTATGCCCGCATTCTATAACGGCCACACGCATGCAGCGATGAGCTTGTTGCGTGGTTTTGCTGACGACATGGAACTTGGCAAATGGCTCAACGAAAACATTTGGCCGACAGAAGCGAAACTCACGCCTGACGACATCGCTGTTGGTAGCCGCCTTGCAGTTCTCGAAATGATCAAGTCGGGAACGGTGTTTTTTACGGACATGTATTGGCATCGCGAAGAGACGATGCGCGTTGTTGAAGAAATGGGAATCCGTGCGGCGATTGGCGTTACGTTTGCAGAACCGTTGATGTCTAAGGATGCTTGGGCGGCGAATATCGATTTTTTGAAGAATCATACGGGCGAATCGGAACGCGTGCAGCTCGTGGTAATGCCGCATGCAATTTACACGGTGGGCGAGAAAAAAACGGCTGAACTGATTGATCTTGCTCATGCTGAGAATTACAAGATTCACACGCATTTGTCCGAAACGATGACTGAAATTAAGAATTGCATGGAACAGTTCGGCTGTACGCCTGTGGAATTCTGGAAGCGTCTGGGCGGTTTGAATTCGAATTTCTCGGCGGCGCACTGCACGCATTTCACGGCTTCTGACCGCAAGATTTTTGCAGAATCAGGTGCAACGGCAATTCTGAATCCGTGTTCCAACATGAAGTTGAATAGCGGCATTCCGCAGGTTGCCGAAATGATCAAAGACGGCATGAAGCTTGGTCTTGGTACGGATGGCGATTCGTCGAACAACAATCTCGACATGCAAGAAGAAATGAAGACGATTGCACTCCTCGCGAAGTATCTTGGAACTGCAGAAACGCTCCCGGCAGAAGAAGCTCTCAAGATGGCTACGTGCAATGTTGCGCAGTTCTATGGAATCAATGCTGGCCGCATTGCGGAAGGCAATCTCGCAGATTGCTTGCTGATTGACTTGAACAACGAACGTATGGTGCCGTGCTACAATATCTATAGCAATTGGGTCTATTCAGCAAATTCTAGTGCAATCGATTCTGTGATGTGCAATGGCAAGTTCGTGATGCGAGGCCGACATGTCGATGGAGAAGATGAAATCCTCCGTGATGCCCGCAAATGTGCTGCACGACTTGCTAAATCTTAA
- a CDS encoding DUF4419 domain-containing protein has translation MACLYKFIFFLLVAFFFFSCEQKRDEQVIEISSKPTENFEGFVRDTSAYVMVVDTSVHDSTFNEKITPVKRGGFAEYFSRKAKYEGSNGSKAFYAYSDSISPFVKGSSESPSFFNVVALAYAKHYSLEINPDDIWLMILDGFRLHVKNNREKLKDRFVAPGTDTSIAVMDNSLTLESTHKEWFWTIANLFDSLQAKLPPETGEPLKIKFSTTSPVDYNISRTMTMAVASQYYSYNVYTLCGIPKIRINGTKDDWMLLKDSFNRLAEQLDMKWWSKGLNPILDEFVNTFDGKINLKHWKNIYKSFKPEGCGNPLFNGWISRFLPYTKDDRSNEEKYVKHTNWNEQLDFYNIPKGITFVDVQWNYLGEKIPLKLYTGFIGIQVDTTANRLKASRGYALLSFGLQNLKDVAQNVKFIPGKPLRLHEALSIADSMNIYGEKGLLYATHDFNEIEEFAKMSYLDEEYPEAEPWQREMVGIGEPNLSINLYADGKLIDHLLYYARPKNENFWMRLYDYFQSDYDGALLSLQGVGRWKKNAKIKEFFKQRNIPISGIVNEFPHEASLPKINVEIFVDTIFLKKGVKVDEKINMSELKSGVARTLKNSLGWRLKRLFYRYYKDVDSLSIVAGLCYGDDGSVFSPSARTKPHENKEFRKEIESILKYGWMPPKVHSNIGNDVTAQEIVSFEKFLISFSRDYRMVCKQNGRTAKDSVEIVNAPDARKDVCNEITFSKDIATGEVIRYECLEYEKKLPSGSFQKNYMNHYFDKNKAIYEEWDRMYMPILRRASLKIPPCFVEEKIAEKGMYNEDWRF, from the coding sequence ATGGCGTGTTTGTACAAGTTTATTTTCTTTCTCCTTGTTGCATTCTTTTTCTTTTCTTGCGAACAGAAACGTGATGAGCAAGTGATTGAAATTTCCTCGAAACCGACCGAGAATTTTGAAGGCTTTGTTCGTGATACGAGCGCGTATGTCATGGTTGTGGATACTAGCGTTCACGATAGCACGTTTAATGAAAAAATAACGCCTGTTAAAAGGGGTGGCTTTGCAGAATATTTTTCTAGAAAAGCCAAATATGAGGGCTCGAACGGTTCAAAGGCTTTTTATGCATATTCCGATTCTATAAGCCCCTTTGTTAAAGGTTCTTCTGAAAGTCCGTCTTTTTTTAATGTCGTTGCGCTTGCTTATGCCAAGCATTATTCCTTGGAAATAAATCCAGATGATATTTGGCTTATGATTTTGGATGGCTTTCGCCTCCATGTCAAGAACAATCGCGAAAAATTAAAAGACCGTTTTGTTGCTCCGGGAACGGATACTTCTATTGCAGTTATGGATAATTCGCTGACTCTTGAATCAACGCACAAGGAATGGTTTTGGACGATTGCGAACTTATTTGATTCTTTGCAGGCGAAGCTACCTCCAGAAACGGGCGAACCCTTGAAAATCAAGTTCTCGACGACAAGTCCGGTGGACTATAACATTTCTCGCACTATGACGATGGCGGTTGCGTCGCAATACTATTCGTATAATGTGTACACGCTTTGCGGAATCCCCAAAATCAGGATAAACGGTACCAAGGATGATTGGATGTTGCTTAAGGATTCCTTTAACAGGCTTGCCGAACAACTGGATATGAAATGGTGGTCGAAAGGGCTGAATCCTATACTGGATGAGTTTGTCAATACTTTTGACGGAAAAATCAATTTAAAACATTGGAAGAACATATATAAGAGTTTTAAACCGGAAGGATGCGGCAATCCTCTTTTTAACGGTTGGATTTCAAGGTTCTTGCCTTATACAAAGGATGATCGCTCGAATGAAGAAAAATATGTAAAGCACACGAATTGGAACGAACAACTGGACTTTTATAATATTCCTAAGGGAATAACTTTTGTTGATGTTCAATGGAATTATTTGGGTGAAAAAATTCCTTTGAAACTTTATACGGGATTTATCGGTATTCAAGTGGATACTACGGCAAATCGATTGAAGGCTTCTAGAGGGTATGCGTTGTTGTCTTTTGGTTTGCAAAACTTGAAGGATGTCGCCCAAAATGTCAAATTTATTCCTGGTAAACCATTGCGATTGCACGAAGCGCTTTCTATTGCAGATTCTATGAATATTTATGGCGAAAAGGGTTTGCTCTATGCAACGCATGACTTTAATGAAATCGAAGAATTTGCAAAGATGTCTTATCTTGATGAGGAATATCCTGAGGCGGAACCGTGGCAAAGAGAAATGGTTGGAATTGGTGAACCGAATTTGTCAATTAATTTATATGCAGATGGCAAATTGATTGACCATTTGCTTTATTACGCTCGCCCGAAAAATGAAAATTTTTGGATGCGCTTGTACGATTATTTTCAATCTGATTATGATGGGGCCTTACTTTCGCTGCAAGGCGTTGGGCGATGGAAAAAGAACGCTAAAATCAAAGAATTTTTCAAGCAACGGAATATTCCTATAAGTGGAATTGTCAATGAGTTTCCGCATGAGGCCTCACTCCCGAAAATAAATGTCGAAATATTTGTCGATACAATTTTTTTGAAAAAAGGGGTGAAGGTTGATGAAAAAATAAACATGAGTGAACTTAAATCAGGGGTTGCGCGAACTTTGAAAAATTCGTTGGGTTGGCGTCTTAAGAGATTGTTCTATCGATATTATAAGGATGTTGATAGTTTATCTATTGTTGCGGGCCTTTGCTATGGGGATGATGGTAGTGTATTTTCTCCTTCTGCTCGAACAAAACCCCATGAAAATAAAGAATTCAGAAAGGAAATAGAATCTATTTTGAAGTATGGATGGATGCCTCCAAAAGTTCACTCGAATATCGGTAATGACGTGACTGCCCAAGAAATAGTTTCTTTCGAAAAGTTTTTGATCTCATTTTCAAGGGATTACCGGATGGTTTGTAAACAAAATGGTCGCACCGCGAAAGACTCTGTCGAAATTGTAAATGCTCCAGATGCAAGGAAAGATGTTTGCAACGAGATTACATTCTCGAAAGACATCGCGACGGGTGAGGTAATCCGCTATGAATGCTTGGAATACGAAAAGAAATTGCCTAGTGGCAGTTTTCAAAAGAACTATATGAATCATTACTTTGATAAAAATAAAGCAATTTATGAAGAATGGGATCGCATGTACATGCCGATATTGCGACGCGCTTCCCTCAAAATTCCGCCTTGTTTTGTGGAAGAAAAAATTGCCGAAAAAGGGATGTATAATGAAGATTGGCGTTTCTAA
- a CDS encoding RluA family pseudouridine synthase, whose protein sequence is MNYIVEEKHNGERIDKFLVGVMENVSRTDVQKLIEAGEVKVGGGKVAKNFRVETGMAVVVEKMIEKESSTLEPEDIPLNIVYEDDDIVVINKPRNLVVHPGNGVSKGTLAAALLYHFKENLSTVNGPLRPGIVHRLDKDTPGLMVVAKNDAAHRHLAHQLETRTLHRTYNALVWGCPRDLEGTIDAPIGRNPKNRLKMAVVKGGKESRTHYVAKQFFAIATLLELQLESGRTHQIRVHSRYTGHPVVGDPLYDGRDESLNRVPPLMKPVAEKVLEIAPAQLLQAVKIELIHPRTNKKLTFKVPMEEPFANVLKLLKKECPASAPVYDEEEGFRDFDAQIRFDEDDEFDEYAEPLEISPDEAAPVKERKTRAQRLAEKKATAAKRRAVAAERKLIKQMKAARRKGIAPEDFVEPGYEPTIDPELLE, encoded by the coding sequence ATGAATTACATCGTAGAAGAAAAGCATAATGGTGAACGTATCGACAAGTTCCTTGTCGGCGTTATGGAAAATGTCTCCCGCACAGACGTGCAGAAGCTGATTGAAGCGGGCGAAGTCAAGGTCGGCGGTGGCAAAGTCGCGAAGAACTTCCGCGTAGAAACGGGGATGGCGGTTGTCGTTGAAAAGATGATCGAGAAGGAATCATCGACGCTTGAACCCGAAGATATTCCGCTGAACATCGTTTACGAAGATGATGATATCGTGGTCATCAACAAGCCACGCAATTTGGTGGTGCACCCGGGCAATGGCGTGAGTAAGGGAACGCTTGCCGCAGCACTTTTGTACCATTTCAAGGAAAATCTTTCGACCGTGAACGGTCCGCTCCGTCCGGGTATTGTCCACCGTCTGGACAAGGATACGCCGGGGCTTATGGTGGTTGCGAAAAACGATGCTGCTCACAGGCATTTGGCGCATCAACTCGAAACGCGTACGCTCCACCGCACGTATAATGCGCTTGTGTGGGGCTGCCCGCGTGACCTTGAAGGAACGATTGACGCTCCGATTGGCCGCAACCCGAAGAACCGTCTCAAGATGGCGGTGGTAAAGGGCGGTAAGGAAAGCCGTACGCATTACGTAGCGAAGCAGTTCTTTGCAATTGCAACACTCTTGGAATTGCAACTGGAATCTGGCCGTACGCACCAGATTCGCGTGCATAGCCGTTACACGGGCCATCCGGTTGTAGGCGATCCGCTTTATGACGGTCGCGATGAAAGTTTGAACCGTGTGCCGCCTTTGATGAAGCCGGTGGCTGAGAAGGTTCTTGAAATTGCTCCGGCGCAGCTTTTGCAGGCTGTAAAGATTGAACTCATTCATCCGCGTACGAACAAGAAGCTTACGTTCAAGGTTCCGATGGAAGAGCCGTTTGCAAATGTGCTCAAGCTCTTGAAAAAGGAATGTCCGGCATCGGCGCCTGTGTATGACGAAGAAGAAGGCTTCCGCGATTTCGATGCGCAGATTCGCTTTGACGAAGATGATGAATTTGACGAATACGCAGAACCGCTGGAAATCTCGCCAGACGAAGCCGCTCCTGTGAAGGAACGCAAGACGCGTGCACAGCGCCTCGCTGAGAAGAAGGCTACTGCCGCCAAGCGCCGTGCCGTTGCAGCCGAACGCAAGCTCATCAAGCAGATGAAGGCTGCTCGCCGCAAGGGAATTGCCCCGGAAGATTTCGTGGAACCAGGTTACGAACCCACAATAGACCCGGAGCTGCTTGAGTAG
- a CDS encoding UDP-N-acetylmuramate--L-alanine ligase, whose product MTNSYFFIGVAGVGMSAIAQYLVGKGVAVSGSDRQFGEFLNGNAEKPLVMSQLEDCGIKCFAQDGSGVVEGLTAVVVSTAIEDSNPDLKRAKELGIPVMHRSEMLAKISKEARTIAISGTSGKSTVTAMVYHILEYAGLQPSVMTGAGLVNLQAQGKIGNAVSGKGEWLVAEVDESDGTLVRYEPEIGVILNIDKDHKEISELEQIFLKFSQNVLSAGHILIVNDAHPLAKKFSAGREFDFGYESYVSVQGIDFKSVGTHIQFRVRHGNELVKFEIPLPGKHNMENALAATAAALRAGVSLHTCADALSSFPGVFRRHQILGTFNGVTLVDDFAHNPAKIAASIKSVQDFTEGRVIAWFQPHGFGPTRFLRKDLVDFIAKTLRPMDMDFDRKNDVMFFSEIYYAGGTVTRDISAGDLADDLILKGCEAIYIADRNECAKKMLEYAEPGDTILLMGARDPSLQEFARSVKQLLENR is encoded by the coding sequence ATGACTAATTCTTACTTCTTTATCGGTGTTGCTGGCGTGGGCATGAGTGCCATCGCGCAGTATTTGGTGGGCAAGGGCGTTGCTGTGAGCGGTAGCGACCGTCAGTTCGGCGAGTTCCTGAATGGAAATGCCGAAAAGCCGCTTGTCATGAGCCAACTCGAAGATTGCGGAATCAAGTGCTTTGCGCAGGACGGTTCCGGCGTTGTCGAAGGGCTTACCGCAGTCGTGGTGAGCACCGCTATCGAAGATTCGAATCCTGATTTGAAGCGCGCCAAGGAACTAGGGATTCCGGTGATGCACCGCAGCGAAATGCTCGCGAAAATTTCGAAGGAAGCGCGCACGATTGCGATTAGCGGTACGAGCGGGAAGTCTACTGTGACCGCGATGGTTTACCACATTTTGGAATACGCAGGTCTCCAGCCGTCTGTGATGACGGGTGCTGGTCTCGTGAATTTGCAAGCACAAGGCAAGATTGGTAACGCCGTGAGTGGCAAGGGAGAATGGCTCGTTGCCGAAGTCGACGAAAGCGATGGAACGCTAGTTCGCTATGAACCGGAAATCGGCGTCATTTTGAACATCGACAAAGACCACAAGGAAATCTCCGAGCTTGAACAAATTTTCTTGAAGTTCAGCCAGAACGTCTTGAGCGCAGGTCACATTTTGATTGTGAACGATGCGCACCCGCTCGCAAAGAAGTTTAGCGCCGGTCGTGAATTTGACTTTGGCTATGAAAGCTATGTGAGCGTCCAGGGAATTGACTTTAAGTCTGTCGGAACGCATATTCAGTTCCGCGTGCGTCATGGCAATGAACTTGTGAAGTTCGAAATTCCGCTGCCGGGCAAGCACAATATGGAAAATGCTTTGGCGGCTACTGCCGCTGCGCTCCGTGCAGGTGTTTCACTCCATACGTGTGCCGATGCGCTTTCGTCTTTCCCGGGCGTGTTCCGCCGTCACCAGATTCTCGGAACGTTCAACGGAGTCACTCTTGTCGATGACTTTGCTCACAATCCGGCAAAAATTGCCGCAAGCATCAAGAGCGTCCAAGACTTTACCGAAGGCCGCGTGATTGCCTGGTTCCAGCCACATGGCTTTGGTCCGACGCGATTCTTGCGCAAGGATTTGGTGGACTTTATCGCCAAGACGCTCCGCCCGATGGATATGGATTTTGACCGCAAGAACGATGTGATGTTCTTCAGTGAAATCTATTACGCTGGCGGAACGGTCACGCGTGACATTAGCGCGGGTGACCTTGCTGATGACTTGATTCTCAAGGGTTGTGAGGCTATTTACATTGCTGACCGCAACGAGTGCGCCAAGAAAATGCTAGAATATGCAGAACCAGGCGACACGATTTTGTTGATGGGAGCACGTGACCCGAGCTTGCAAGAGTTCGCTCGCTCGGTAAAGCAACTTTTGGAAAATCGTTAA
- the lspA gene encoding signal peptidase II codes for MKFYNKRPFHVAVIVFSIISDQLTKLWAVSRFTDEAGNFTYEKIPVIGELVRFQLVYNKGAAFSSRPQDLMPFLPPWLFFLLISIVAAIALVWFYKSIDKRDYLSRLGVVMIFGGAVGNFIDRMRMQMVVDFIDCDFPDFIMTRFPTFNVADSFVTVGVALVILSPVILRKLHKQIKEEKELELRT; via the coding sequence ATGAAGTTTTATAATAAGAGGCCGTTCCATGTGGCGGTGATTGTTTTTAGCATTATTTCTGACCAGTTGACTAAACTGTGGGCGGTGTCGCGTTTTACGGACGAAGCAGGGAATTTTACGTACGAGAAAATTCCTGTGATTGGTGAACTTGTGCGTTTCCAACTTGTGTACAACAAGGGTGCTGCGTTCAGCAGCCGTCCGCAAGACTTGATGCCGTTCTTGCCTCCTTGGCTGTTCTTTCTGTTGATTTCGATTGTGGCGGCGATTGCTCTTGTTTGGTTCTATAAGTCCATCGACAAGCGTGATTACTTGAGCCGCTTGGGCGTCGTGATGATTTTCGGCGGTGCTGTCGGAAACTTCATTGACCGTATGCGCATGCAGATGGTTGTGGACTTTATCGACTGCGATTTCCCAGATTTTATCATGACCCGTTTCCCGACGTTTAACGTGGCGGACTCGTTTGTGACTGTCGGCGTTGCCCTCGTGATTTTATCTCCCGTGATTTTACGTAAGTTGCACAAGCAAATTAAAGAAGAAAAAGAATTAGAACTTAGAACTTAG
- a CDS encoding glycoside hydrolase family 5 protein, translating into MLKQHIRVAALCSAFSFALASNSFAADLPTANEMFAKMGFGINIGNTMEVPGNPTGWGNKFPTEAYIDSVKAAGFSTIRIPCAWDSHASNGVINKSWMDSVQTVVDMCMRAGLVTVLNIHWDGGWLEENLKDAKKDEVNAKQKAYWTQIATHFKNYNENLLFASANEPATTDANYKHETEILMTYHQSFVDAVRATGGNNASRTLVIQGPSTSIDRTSEVMPVSKLPKDVIANRLMVEVHFYDPYTYTLLNDVVDWGAQVYPQYYWGDDLATGADIVHNCGYNAWAGAMGDKCTSAQIQDQFGKMKTNFVDKGVPVIIGEFGANDRVGVLTGDNYAKHRKGRLAYYDAVMKLAKQNKVVPIAWDTGHEGENNMTIIRRQTDPDGSVFDKDVLNIMRHAYGLDDYVNNGITHIENFKTDEGTISIFKRNQPAQFRSLRTSRTYDLLGKQNPQARVVKVKK; encoded by the coding sequence ATGTTGAAACAGCACATTCGCGTTGCTGCTCTTTGCAGCGCGTTCTCTTTTGCATTGGCGTCAAATTCCTTCGCGGCAGATTTGCCGACGGCAAACGAAATGTTTGCCAAGATGGGCTTTGGCATAAACATCGGGAACACGATGGAAGTTCCAGGGAATCCGACGGGGTGGGGCAACAAGTTCCCGACCGAGGCGTATATTGATTCGGTCAAGGCGGCGGGCTTCAGCACGATCCGCATTCCTTGCGCTTGGGATAGCCACGCGAGTAACGGCGTCATCAACAAAAGTTGGATGGATTCGGTGCAGACGGTGGTGGATATGTGCATGCGCGCGGGGCTCGTGACGGTTCTCAATATCCATTGGGATGGCGGCTGGCTCGAAGAAAACTTGAAAGATGCCAAGAAGGATGAGGTGAACGCTAAGCAGAAGGCTTATTGGACGCAAATCGCAACGCACTTCAAAAACTACAACGAAAACTTGCTATTCGCAAGCGCTAACGAGCCTGCCACAACTGACGCAAATTACAAGCACGAAACCGAAATCCTGATGACGTACCACCAGTCGTTTGTGGACGCCGTGCGTGCAACGGGGGGTAATAACGCCAGCCGTACGCTCGTGATTCAAGGGCCATCGACAAGTATCGACCGCACGAGTGAAGTGATGCCGGTAAGCAAGCTCCCGAAAGATGTAATTGCGAACCGCTTGATGGTCGAAGTGCATTTCTACGACCCCTATACGTACACGCTATTGAATGATGTTGTCGATTGGGGCGCTCAGGTCTATCCGCAGTACTATTGGGGTGATGACCTTGCGACAGGTGCAGATATCGTGCATAATTGTGGCTACAACGCCTGGGCGGGAGCCATGGGCGACAAGTGTACGAGCGCTCAGATTCAGGACCAGTTCGGCAAAATGAAGACAAATTTTGTCGATAAGGGCGTGCCTGTGATTATCGGTGAGTTCGGCGCTAATGACCGCGTGGGCGTGTTGACGGGTGACAATTATGCGAAACATCGCAAAGGCCGCCTTGCTTATTACGATGCTGTGATGAAGCTTGCAAAACAAAATAAGGTCGTGCCTATCGCCTGGGATACGGGCCACGAAGGCGAAAATAACATGACGATTATCCGCCGCCAGACAGACCCGGACGGTTCCGTGTTTGACAAGGACGTTCTGAACATCATGCGTCATGCGTACGGCCTTGACGATTACGTGAATAACGGCATTACGCACATAGAAAACTTCAAGACCGATGAAGGAACGATTTCCATTTTCAAGCGCAATCAACCGGCGCAGTTCCGCAGCTTGCGTACCTCCCGCACTTACGATTTGCTTGGCAAGCAGAACCCGCAAGCAAGAGTCGTGAAAGTCAAGAAATAG